A single genomic interval of Flavihumibacter rivuli harbors:
- a CDS encoding SprB repeat-containing protein, with amino-acid sequence MAPGQKLPTPGSGNRLPRLSLHWKASSPFRSGWIAFLTILTLFLTPQLVSGQAATPCNAIRWDAGDGWRYNTTLNKWEAVAQSGQNLPQGVVACASAAATQSGLQAFQKTYTTIPGLFPSLTNCFNMGGGGNGVRGVNVTGPANGDGMVWLNFDIRPFAGTYQFQIVSNQSLAYALFYVNTSKAGPPSTNTSTGKYPLVGDADNSKNLSGDCADLVYADCGLTGNGWSTITVPSFAKSTNYYIAIWDPTAGAQTIPNNANLIYKARYGCGGSTCTLEKSGSDIISCNSSTPSTSYTVCADYLGSAGAWQVVDNATVKASSYQVTYFRADGTQISTTGPVASPPIVTLGTVENNGAVKATICATYAIGNNYDISLTPTTYNGGNDYIPCTTSGRFFGNSPSLPSVTASPKATNLDLSVGNTVQLNAVASGGVSPYAYSWSPIANLSAANISNPLFTAPNTTPTTYNYTVTATDNLGCKNSDNLAITVIPININCSINGPGETCPDTKGLVFYNGTDPNAGIPAGYVYKWTVTGNGTIVGADNGATVTVDAGAAGSFTVKLKITSTNGLISLDECSKLVTVNQNPTLGTTVTNVSCFGGNNGSVTLAGSGGTGPYTYSADGLTYGNDNVFANLSTGSYTFYVKDAKGCIGTVNVNISQPTEGLSASGVPTDVKCFGESTGSIALSVSGGTPGYTFVWKNAANETVSTVEDPANLPAGVYTVTVTDANNCTTTAVVTIGQPTEGLSASGVPTDVKCFGESTGSIALSVSGGTPGYTFVWKNAANETVSTVEDLANLPAGVYTVTVTDANNCTTTAVVTIGQPTEGLSASGVPTDVKCFGESTGSIALSVSGGTPGYTFVWKNAANETVSTVEDPANLPAGVYTVTVTDANNCTTTAVVTIGQPTEGLSASGVPTDVKCFGESTGSIALSVSGGTPGYTFVWKNAANETVSTVEDPANLPDGYSNREPASCVYIRSYSNRYGRMLRTRRYQLKYLPAGVYTAVVTIGQ; translated from the coding sequence ATGGCGCCAGGGCAGAAATTACCAACTCCTGGAAGTGGTAATAGGTTGCCCAGGCTATCCCTTCATTGGAAAGCGTCAAGTCCTTTTAGATCGGGCTGGATAGCTTTTCTCACCATCCTTACACTTTTTCTTACTCCTCAACTGGTTTCAGGCCAGGCCGCTACGCCATGTAACGCTATCCGTTGGGATGCCGGGGATGGATGGCGCTATAATACAACCCTGAACAAGTGGGAGGCCGTTGCCCAAAGCGGCCAGAATTTACCCCAGGGAGTTGTGGCTTGTGCTTCTGCTGCGGCAACCCAATCGGGTTTGCAGGCATTCCAGAAAACCTACACGACTATTCCTGGACTATTTCCTTCACTGACCAATTGCTTTAACATGGGTGGTGGAGGAAACGGTGTAAGGGGGGTAAATGTTACGGGTCCTGCTAATGGGGATGGAATGGTTTGGCTGAATTTTGATATCCGGCCTTTCGCCGGAACTTACCAGTTCCAGATCGTTTCCAACCAAAGCCTTGCCTATGCCTTGTTTTATGTAAATACGTCTAAGGCCGGGCCTCCTTCAACCAATACTTCGACAGGTAAGTATCCGTTGGTTGGTGACGCGGATAATTCCAAGAATTTATCTGGTGATTGTGCTGACCTTGTTTATGCAGACTGTGGTCTTACCGGTAATGGTTGGTCAACCATTACCGTTCCTTCTTTTGCGAAATCAACCAATTATTATATCGCTATTTGGGATCCTACTGCAGGTGCACAGACTATTCCCAATAATGCCAACCTGATCTATAAAGCAAGGTATGGTTGCGGTGGTTCTACCTGTACCCTTGAAAAATCAGGCTCCGATATCATCAGCTGTAATAGTTCAACACCCAGTACTTCCTATACTGTTTGTGCTGATTACCTGGGTTCAGCCGGTGCCTGGCAGGTGGTGGACAATGCTACTGTAAAGGCATCTTCTTACCAAGTTACCTATTTCCGTGCAGATGGTACACAGATTTCCACTACCGGTCCAGTAGCTTCACCTCCTATTGTTACACTGGGTACTGTAGAGAACAATGGTGCTGTCAAGGCTACTATCTGTGCGACCTATGCTATTGGCAACAACTATGATATTTCGCTTACGCCTACCACCTACAATGGTGGCAATGATTATATTCCCTGTACAACATCCGGCAGGTTCTTTGGTAATTCACCTTCCCTGCCCAGTGTTACCGCCAGTCCGAAGGCAACAAACCTTGACCTGAGCGTGGGTAATACCGTTCAATTGAATGCTGTGGCATCGGGTGGTGTATCACCTTATGCCTATAGCTGGTCACCAATTGCTAACCTGAGTGCAGCTAATATTTCCAATCCTTTATTTACTGCGCCGAATACAACACCTACTACTTATAACTATACTGTTACTGCTACGGATAACCTTGGCTGTAAGAATTCCGATAACCTGGCAATAACAGTAATACCTATCAACATAAACTGTAGTATCAATGGTCCTGGCGAAACTTGTCCGGACACAAAAGGATTGGTATTCTATAACGGCACCGATCCAAACGCCGGTATCCCGGCAGGTTATGTATATAAATGGACCGTGACAGGCAATGGAACGATCGTTGGTGCAGATAACGGCGCAACGGTTACCGTTGATGCCGGTGCTGCCGGTTCATTTACAGTCAAGCTGAAGATCACGTCTACCAACGGATTGATCAGCCTTGATGAATGTTCTAAGTTGGTAACCGTCAACCAGAATCCTACATTAGGCACCACCGTTACCAATGTTTCCTGCTTCGGCGGCAACAATGGATCAGTGACCCTTGCAGGCAGTGGTGGTACAGGTCCTTATACCTATTCTGCTGATGGGCTTACTTATGGTAATGATAATGTATTTGCAAACTTATCCACTGGTTCCTATACTTTTTATGTAAAGGATGCGAAAGGATGTATTGGTACTGTTAATGTAAACATCAGCCAGCCGACAGAAGGCCTGAGTGCAAGTGGCGTACCAACGGATGTGAAGTGCTTCGGTGAATCAACCGGTTCAATTGCACTGAGCGTTAGCGGAGGTACTCCTGGCTATACGTTTGTATGGAAGAATGCTGCGAACGAGACGGTATCAACTGTTGAAGATCCCGCCAACTTGCCAGCTGGTGTATATACGGTTACAGTAACAGATGCGAACAACTGTACCACTACAGCGGTAGTGACCATCGGCCAGCCGACAGAAGGCCTGAGTGCAAGTGGCGTACCAACGGATGTGAAGTGCTTCGGTGAATCAACCGGTTCAATTGCACTGAGCGTTAGCGGAGGTACCCCTGGCTATACGTTTGTATGGAAGAATGCTGCGAACGAGACGGTATCTACTGTTGAAGATCTCGCGAACCTGCCAGCTGGTGTATATACGGTTACAGTAACAGATGCGAACAACTGTACCACTACAGCGGTAGTGACCATCGGCCAGCCGACAGAAGGCTTGAGTGCAAGTGGCGTACCAACGGATGTGAAGTGCTTCGGAGAATCAACCGGTTCAATTGCACTGAGTGTTAGCGGAGGTACCCCTGGCTATACGTTTGTATGGAAGAATGCTGCGAACGAGACGGTATCAACTGTTGAAGATCCCGCCAACCTGCCAGCTGGTGTATATACGGTTACAGTAACAGATGCGAACAACTGTACCACTACAGCGGTAGTGACCATCGGCCAGCCGACAGAAGGCTTGAGTGCAAGTGGCGTACCAACGGATGTGAAGTGCTTCGGAGAATCAACCGGTTCAATTGCACTGAGTGTTAGCGGAGGTACCCCTGGCTATACGTTTGTATGGAAGAATGCTGCGAACGAGACGGTATCTACTGTTGAAGATCCCGCCAACCTGCCAGACGGTTACAGTAACCGCGAACCTGCCAGCTGTGTGTATATACGGAGTTACAGTAACAGATATGGAAGAATGCTGCGAACGAGACGGTATCAACTGAAGTACCTGCCAGCTGGTGTATATACAGCGGTAGTGACCATCGGCCAGTGA
- the fusA gene encoding elongation factor G codes for MADLRFQRNFGIAAHIDAGKTTTTERILRYTGMIHKIGEVHDGGATTDWMEQEKERGITITSAAVSCQWNFPTEKGKPTADTKKYYFNIIDTPGHVDFTVEVERSMRVLDGLIALFSAVDGVEPQSETVWRQANRYKVPRIGFVNKMDRSGADFLNVVKQVKEMLGAKAVPLQLPIGAEDNFKGVVDLIKMKGIVWHMETEGMTFDEIDVPADMVAEAEEWRANLVEAVAEYDDKLMEKFFEDPSSITEEEMHAAIRKATIDLSIVPMMCGSSFKNKGVQTALDAVCRYLPSPVDIDAIEGTHPDTGETIIRKPDAKEPFAALAFKIMTDPFVGRLAFFRAYSGRLEAGSYVLNVRSGKKERISRIMKMFANKQNPIDFIEAGDIGAAVGFKEIKTGDTLCDENNPIVLENMFIPEPVIAVAVEPKTQADVDKMGMAIAKLVEEDPTLRVNTDEETGQTILRGMGELHLEIIIDRMRREFKVEVNQGNPQVAYKEAFNGRVEHRETLKKQTGGRGKFADIVFELSAADEEWLAANPGQSFQFVNDIFGGSIPREFVPAIQKGFQLSMDQGVLANYPVVNMKVRVFDGSFHAVDSDAMSFELCAKQGFREAARKAKPILLEPIMKVEVVTPDQYMGDVTGDLNRRRGMMEGMDSRNNAQVIKAKVPLSEMFGYVTQLRSLSSGRASSTMEFSHYAPAPNNIAEEVIAKVKGKVNA; via the coding sequence ATGGCAGACTTAAGATTTCAAAGAAACTTTGGTATTGCGGCTCACATTGATGCCGGTAAAACCACTACTACTGAGCGCATTCTGCGCTATACTGGTATGATCCACAAGATCGGTGAAGTGCACGATGGTGGCGCAACTACCGACTGGATGGAGCAGGAAAAGGAAAGGGGTATCACCATTACCTCTGCTGCGGTAAGCTGCCAGTGGAATTTCCCTACCGAAAAGGGTAAGCCTACAGCTGATACTAAGAAATACTATTTCAATATCATTGATACTCCGGGTCACGTGGACTTTACCGTTGAGGTAGAGCGTTCCATGCGTGTTCTGGATGGTCTGATCGCCCTGTTCAGTGCGGTTGACGGTGTAGAACCCCAATCTGAAACAGTTTGGCGCCAGGCTAACCGTTACAAGGTTCCCCGTATTGGTTTCGTTAACAAGATGGACCGTTCCGGTGCCGACTTCCTGAATGTAGTGAAGCAGGTAAAGGAAATGTTGGGTGCCAAGGCTGTTCCCCTGCAGCTTCCTATCGGTGCTGAAGATAACTTCAAGGGTGTGGTTGACCTCATCAAGATGAAGGGTATCGTATGGCATATGGAAACAGAAGGAATGACCTTTGATGAGATCGACGTTCCTGCTGACATGGTAGCTGAAGCTGAAGAGTGGAGGGCTAACCTGGTAGAAGCTGTTGCAGAATATGATGACAAGCTGATGGAGAAGTTCTTTGAAGATCCCAGCTCCATTACTGAAGAAGAAATGCATGCAGCTATCCGCAAGGCAACAATCGACCTCAGCATCGTTCCGATGATGTGTGGTTCTTCATTCAAGAACAAGGGTGTTCAAACAGCCCTGGATGCGGTATGTCGTTACCTCCCCAGTCCTGTCGACATCGATGCTATCGAAGGAACACATCCTGATACCGGTGAAACCATTATCCGTAAGCCAGATGCAAAAGAACCTTTTGCTGCGCTTGCATTCAAGATTATGACTGACCCATTCGTAGGTCGTCTGGCCTTCTTCCGTGCTTATTCTGGTCGCCTGGAAGCCGGTTCTTATGTACTGAATGTACGTAGCGGTAAGAAAGAGCGTATCAGCCGTATCATGAAGATGTTCGCCAATAAGCAGAACCCTATCGATTTCATCGAAGCAGGTGATATCGGTGCTGCTGTAGGTTTCAAGGAAATCAAGACCGGTGATACACTTTGTGATGAGAACAATCCTATTGTTCTGGAGAACATGTTCATCCCAGAGCCGGTAATCGCTGTAGCGGTTGAGCCGAAGACCCAGGCTGACGTGGATAAGATGGGTATGGCGATCGCGAAGCTGGTAGAAGAAGATCCTACACTGCGTGTTAATACGGATGAAGAAACAGGTCAGACCATCCTTCGTGGTATGGGTGAATTGCACCTGGAGATCATCATCGACCGTATGCGTCGTGAATTCAAGGTTGAAGTTAACCAGGGTAATCCCCAGGTGGCCTATAAGGAAGCATTCAATGGCAGGGTAGAGCACCGCGAGACCCTGAAGAAGCAGACTGGTGGTCGTGGTAAGTTCGCCGACATCGTGTTTGAACTGAGTGCAGCTGATGAAGAGTGGCTGGCCGCTAACCCCGGACAGAGCTTCCAGTTTGTGAATGATATCTTCGGTGGATCGATCCCCCGTGAATTCGTTCCTGCTATCCAGAAAGGATTCCAGTTGTCAATGGATCAGGGTGTACTGGCTAACTATCCTGTTGTGAACATGAAGGTTCGCGTATTTGATGGTAGCTTCCACGCGGTTGACTCCGATGCCATGTCATTCGAACTTTGCGCCAAGCAAGGTTTCCGTGAGGCAGCCCGCAAGGCCAAGCCGATCCTGCTGGAGCCGATCATGAAAGTAGAGGTGGTTACTCCTGACCAGTACATGGGTGATGTAACGGGTGACCTTAACCGTCGTCGTGGTATGATGGAAGGTATGGATAGCCGTAACAATGCACAGGTGATCAAGGCTAAGGTTCCCCTGAGTGAGATGTTCGGTTATGTGACCCAGTTACGTTCACTGAGCTCTGGCCGTGCATCATCAACCATGGAGTTCTCCCACTATGCACCAGCACCAAATAACATCGCTGAAGAAGTGATCGCTAAGGTGAAGGGCAAGGTGAATGCCTAA